From a single Candidatus Gracilibacteria bacterium genomic region:
- a CDS encoding cell division protein FtsZ: MLIKPRAGQAARIKVIGIGGGGGNALSFMVAEGGINGVEFIALNTDAQAL, translated from the coding sequence ATGTTAATTAAACCGCGAGCGGGGCAGGCAGCCAGAATAAAAGTAATTGGAATCGGAGGCGGAGGTGGGAACGCCTTATCTTTTATGGTGGCTGAGGGAGGAATAAACGGAGTTGAATTTATCGCCCTCAATACCGATGCTCAAGCACTT